Proteins from one Capricornis sumatraensis isolate serow.1 chromosome 2, serow.2, whole genome shotgun sequence genomic window:
- the PER2 gene encoding period circadian protein homolog 2, with protein sequence MDGCADHMPSPSDPSEEPAEPRASQATLQEDVDMSGGSSGNETDENGSTGQDSRHSSCGDSGREPGLLLGLPSARQGPETFDLMMAKSERHLSTSGCSSEQSTKADAHRELIKTLKELKVHLPADRKPKGKASTLATLKYALRSVKQVKASEEYYQLLMSSENHPCGTHVPSFTVHEIEGVTSEFIVKNVDMFVAAVSLVTGKILYISDQVASIFRCKRDAFYDAKFVEFLAPHDVSVFHSSTTPYKLPPWSDRRQADSFTQECMEEKSFFCRVSVGKNHESEIRYHPFRMTPYLAQVREHQGAESQLCCVLLAERVHSGYEAPRIPPEKRIFTTTHSPNCLFQDVDQRAVPLLGHLPQDLIETPVLVQLHPNDRPLMLAIHKKIVQSGGQPFDYSPLRFRARNGEYVTLDTSWSSFINPWSRKISFIIGRHRVRLGPLNEDVFSAPPGLEEKAPQPSVQELTEQIHRLLLQPVPHSGSSGYGSLGSNGSHEHLMSQTSSSDSAGQEDPRRKRAEICKNGNKAKSKSHYPDESGEQKSKPASEMQSGSPTPMKAAAAAEKDSSGASLPEASPPEGLACGDPPAASYQQISCLDGVIRYLESCSEAATLKRKCEFSASLPTPQASDKRLALAGPGPHAAEAASPSPVKSRTDVGARLTSLTLPGKAESVASLSSQCSYSSTIVHVGDKKPPPELELLGDAAVSGPESLECPAGPVLPCGLSQDQEAFWKLGLTKEVLAAHTQKEEQSFLLRFREIRKLHVFQSRCHHYPQERPKGHLSNRTAPRLRNTSGIDSSWKKNGKNRKLKSKRVKPRDSSGSTGSGGLAPQRPPLVGLNTTAWSLSDTSQSSCPAVPFPDPVPAYSLPLFPAPGIVPAPGTVATGSGAAHTNLAVPMDAHQALRVHPLPFTGPVAPVMALVLPGYSFSPVTPTLPAAFFPDQRNFASEMPPASQPEFFPDRTSAPKQPCPCAPAERGQSASRVATPGTPPSAAGLPDRNSPALFQSRGSSPLQLNLMQLEEAPEGTAAATGAVGTVGAGANCKPGSSWDWQPQSPPTREEPADAPNSDALSSSSGLLHLLLHGDLCSATGSALSGSRASATSCSLGSGSLGCDVSRSGPGSSNTSHTSRYFGSVDSSENNQGAAAKAEAGGTGRLLRGVLQDPVWLLMADTDDSVRMTYQMPARNLETVLQEDREKLKALHRFQPRFTDGQKQELQDVHPWMRLGGVPTAIDVAGCVYCENEGEDNLCVSYEEDIPTPGLSEVTETKEGESGPARGPETSGRRSAPPQGGRAASDVR encoded by the exons ATGGACGGCTGCGCCGACCACATGCCCAGCCCCAGCGACCCCTCCGAGGAGCCCGCGGAGCCCCGGGCCAGCCAAGCTACCCTCCAGGAGGACGTGGACATGAGCGGTGGCTCAAGCGGGAACGAGACCGATGAGAATGGCTCGACGGGGCAGGACTCGCGGCACAGCAGCTGTGGAGACAGCGGCCGGGAGCCGGGGCTGCTGCTGGGGCTGCCGAGCGCGCGCCAGGG tccTGAAACCTTTGACCTGATGATGGCAAAGTCTGAACGCCACCTGTCCACCAGTGGCTGCAG CAGCGAGCAGTCCACCAAAGCCGACGCCCACAGAGAGCTCATCAAAACCCTGAAGGAGCTGAAGGTCCACCTCCCCGCGGACAGGAAGCCCAAGGGGAAGGCCAGCACCTTGGCGACCCTTAAGTACGCCCTGAGGAGCGTGAAGCAAGTGAAAG CCAGTGAGGAGTACTACCAGCTGCTGATGTCCAGCGAGAACCACCCTTGCGGCACCCACGTGCCCTCCTTCACCGTGCACGAGATCGAGGGCGTCACCTCCGAGTTCATCGTGAAGAACGTG GATATGTTTGTGGCTGCTGTGTCCCTGGTGACTGGGAAGATCCTGTACATCTCTGACCAAGTGGCCTCCATCTTTCGCTGTAAGAGGGACGCCTTCTACGATGCCAAGTTTGTGGAGTTCTTGGCACCCCATGACGTGAGCGTGTTCCACAGCTCCACCACGCCGTACAAGCTTCCGCCCTGGAGTGACCGCCGCCAAGCAG ACTCTTTTACTCAAGAATGTATGGAGGAGAAGTCTTTCTTCTGCCGAGTCAG TGTCGGCAAAAACCACGAGAGCGAGATCCGCTACCACCCGTTCCGCATGACGCCCTACCTGGCCCAGGTGCGCGAGCATCAGGGCGCGGAGAGCCAGCTTTGCTGCGTGCTGCTGGCGGAGAGAGTGCACTCGGGCTATGAAG ccCCTAGAATCCCTCCTGAAAAGAGAATTTTTACAACCACACATTCGCCAAATTGTCTGTTCCAGGACGTGGACCAAAG GGCCGTCCCTCTTCTGGGCCACCTGCCCCAGGACCTGATCGAGACCCCCGTGCTCGTGCAGCTGCACCCCAACGACAGGCCCCTGATGCTCGCCATCCACAAGAAGA TCGTGCAGTCTGGGGGGCAGCCCTTCGACTACTCCCCGCTCCGGTTCCGCGCCCGAAATGGGGAGTACGTCACACTGGACACCAGCTGGTCCAGCTTCATCAACCCCTGGAGCAGAAAGATCTCCTTCATCATTGGGAGACACAGAGTGAGGCT GGGGCCTCTGAATGAGGACGTGTTCTCTGCCCCGCCGGGCCTGGAGGAAAAGGCCCCGCAGCCCAGCGTCCAGGAGCTCACGGAGCAGATCCACCGGCTGCTGCTGCAG CCCGTGCCCCACAGTGGCTCCAGCGGCTACGGGAGCCTGGGCAGCAATGGGTCCCACGAGCATCTCATGAGCCAGACCTCCTCCAGCGACAGTGCCGGCCAGGAGGACCCCCGCCGGAAGAGAGCC gaAATTTGTAAAAATGGTAACAAGGCCAAAAGCAAAAGTCATTACCCTGATGAATCTGGAGAACAAAAGAGCAAGCCAGCTTCAG AAATGCAGAGCGGTTCCCCGACTCCAATGAAAGCTGCTGCGGCTGCAGAGAAGGACAGCTCCGGGGCCAGCCTGCCCGAGGCCAGCCCTCCCGAGGGGCTGGCCTGCGGGGACCCGCCGGCCGCTTCCTACCAGCAGATCAGCTGCCTGGACGGCGTCATCAG GTACCTGGAGAGCTGCAGCGAGGCGGCCACCCTGAAGAGGAAGTGCGAGTTCTCTGCGAGCCTCCCCACGCCCCAGGCCAGCGACAAGCGCCTGGCCCTCGCAGGCCCCGGGCCACACGCCGCAG AGGCAGCATCGCCCTCCCCAGTGAAGAGCCGCACGGACGTGGGCGCACGGCTGACGTCGCTGACGCTGCCCGGCAAGGCGGAGAGCGTGGCGTCCCTCAGCAGCCAGTGCAGCTACAGCAGCACCATCGTCCACGTGGGCGACAAGAAGCCGCCGCCAGAGCTTG AGCTGCTGGGAGATGCTGCTGTGAGCGGGCCCGAGTCTCTGGAGTGCCCGGCAGGCCCTGTGCTGCCCTGCGGCCTCAGCCAGGACCAGGAGGCCTTCTGGAAGCTGGGCCTCACCAAGGAGGTGCTGGCCGCCCACACCCAGAAGGAGGAGCAGAGCTTCCTGCTGCGGTTCCGGGAAATAAGGAAACTCCACGTTTTCCAGTCTCGCTGCCATCATTATCCGCAAGAAAGGCCCAAGGGGCACTTGAGCAACAGGA CTGCTCCCAGACTAAGAAATACCTCTGGAATAGACTCCTCttggaaaaaaaatgggaaaaaccgAAAACTGAAGTCCAAACGTGTCAAGCCTCGCGACTCCTCGGGCAGCACTGGGTCTGGGGGGCTGGCACCACAGCGGCCCCCACTGGTCGGCCTGAACACCACGGCCTGGTCCCTGTCGGACACGTCACAGTCCAGCTGCCCAGCGGTGCCCTTCCCTGACCCAGTGCCAGCGTACTCCCTGCCCTTGTTTCCAGCCCCAGGAATAGTGCCCGCACCAGGGACCGTGGCCACAGGGTCCGGGGCTGCCCACACCAACCTTGCAGTACCCATGGATGCCCACCAGGCGCTCAGGGTCCATCCCCTGCCGTTCACCGGCCCCGTGGCCCCAGTCATGGCATTGGTCTTGCCTGGCTACTCCTTCTCCCCGGTGACCCCAACCTTGCCCGCAGCCTTCTTCCCCGACCAGCGGAACTTTGCATCTGAGATGCCTCCTGCCTCACAGCCCGAGTTCTTCCCCGATCGGACCTCAGCCCCCAAACAGCCGTGCCCATGTGCCCCGGCAGAGCGAGGGCAGTCCGCGTCGCGGGTGGCCACCCCGGGAACCCCGCCCTCGGCCGCCGGGCTCCCAGACAGGAACTCCCCGGCACTCTTCCAGTCCCGCGGAAGCTCACCACTGCAGCTCAACCTGATGCAGCTGGAGGAGGCCCCTGAGGGCACCGCGGCAGCCACAGGGGCTGTGGGGACCGTGGGTGCAGGCGCCAACTGCAAACCTGGCTCGTCCTGGGACTGGCAGCCCCAGTCACCTCCAACC CGCGAAGAGCCGGCGGATGCCCCGAACAGCGACGCCCTGTCCTCGTCCAGCGGCCTCCTCCACCTGCTGCTGCACGGGGACCTCTGCTCGGCCACAGGCTCCGCGCTGTCCGGGAGTCGGGCCTCCGCCACCTCCTGCTCCCTGGGCTCGGGCTCCCTGGGCTGCGATGTGTCCAGAAGCGGGCCAG GCAGCAGCAACACGAGCCACACCAGCAGGTATTTCGGAAGCGTCGACTCCTCGGAGAATAACCAAGGAGCAGCGGCGAAGGCGGAGGCGGGCGGGACTGGGCGCCTGCTCCGGGGTGTCCTCCAGGACCCCGTCTGGCTGCTGATGGCCGACACGGACGACAGCGTCAGGATGACCTACCAGATGCCTGCACG